The segment aattcaaacacaaattaattcacaaacaaaataatgttctgttaaactcacaaacacaagtacatgttacacatcacaaacagaggactgtaatgtacatagggctgtaattaacacagaactgtaattaacacaggactgtaatgtacacaggtctgtaatgtacacaggactgtaattaacaagcTAATGTAATTAACAAGTAGAAGGAATTAACACAGTTCTGTAAATTACACTGTGTTGAGTTGTGTAATTCACACTAGAGAAGTGTAATTAAtgctgtgtttatagatattggattttcttcactttagcagtgccccactcagccacaaagaggttgtctctgatgtccacacataaaccgaaTGGATCCTGTAAaccacagtgaatgtaacggaggaactgtccgtcctgatctaggatgtggatacggtcaTTGTCAtcgtctgctgtcaggatgtgactctggctgtctgtagtgatgccgcgTGGAGTAAATGATTgcttggtattagagggatgaccagtgtatctaaatcggagttttcctgactgattgaccaccactactgctttAGCGCCCCAGTCAGCCatacagatatccaggttcctatTCTCACTGATGGATTTAGTGGATATACcagatgaatagagaggacgaccctgaacatcaaactgaatgctttgtgtCTCTGTGGAGCtggagtaacgcacgactttggattgtttgagatcatcactgatcatggtaaccaggaggtcgttacccgcggtacagcagacatTGCGAGatctccacccctgtagtgtgatcacggtctgtatctgtttattcttaattaagttcAACGTGTTATTACTagtgtcagtataaacaagatctccgtcccgtgtcactgctatgtcgtATGGTTGTCcccctgacttggtttgtattgatgtcagtagtttactctggaggttgagcagcttcatggGTTTCTTCTCCCcgcatgtccagacttgatcttcactcagacagctaacactatATGGATTGccatacccagtgtctatggtggcggtgacgcgcggctcatcaagcagtggtttgactggaggagacgatacagcttctgctgacttcattgtgtcgccatgttctgtgttaatggataatggcgacagagaaccaaacatttcattgagctgatatttgtttattttctgagcagAAAAACTCGGTACTGTAACGcggactttaggcggtaatgttctaaattcggaattcctagatttgtaagtagaggttaaggagacgtcatttgattttaggattgatttcaagtcggacatgatctgtttgagttcagtaattttctgtgtgatttcttctgtatttttatttagcgcgtccagatgtttagttttcatctccGCAATGGCAGATTTCCGTCGGTTGACAATGGCAGTAATCTCCCGGTGTAGGATTTCTCCTTGTTCATCGGCATCTGTCGTCAGTTTCCCGTATTTCGTTTCTATTTCGGCTTTCTCAGTTTCGACATTAgacgccatttcttcatatcggGGATAAATTCTCGTCTCTAGTTCTTTTagatctttttgtaaactttctgttttagcgctgactttttccagaatatctgatatatcgtgacctttgtgtttaCCTGAAGTGACGCAGGTTAAACAGACAGGAATGCCACATTTTTCACAGTAAATTTCACAGTGTTTATCGGCGTGGTCTGGACATTTGTGGTAGTTAGTAGACTTTCTGTGTAAAAAGGGCACGACTTTGTGTCTTTTAGACGAGTCTGAGACATGTTTTCCTGCACAGTTAacacagagatttatattacaaagttcacagtgactctgtagggggacagtttcacagaggtcacacagtaggacttcctgagcactgcgccggggatgcATTTCTGATGGCGGGATCACACGAGAAGTTTactgttaattaaataaaaacagaatttcatttaaagatttttgacAGATTAAAACAATTAACGAAATAGAattatagtatgatataaatCACAGCGGTCATtgctataataataatttagtctcaccttaaaatccaacatggcctccctgttctctcgaccttccgtctagtcctgAGAATTAAATACTTGTGCGGCGTGTCAGCCTGTATACACTATCTACGTGTTATCGCTTGAGTGAATAGTATGGTTTGACCTAGTTTATGTTGTGTAGTTTTGCTAATATTTACGTCAGCCGTAAAGATttcctttcattaaaaaattgtACTCGCGCATGCGAGCTTATTCAATATTATGTGTTTGAGTTTTATTTCCGTAATATTTT is part of the Ostrea edulis chromosome 2, xbOstEdul1.1, whole genome shotgun sequence genome and harbors:
- the LOC125676118 gene encoding E3 ubiquitin-protein ligase TRIM71-like codes for the protein MHPRRSAQEVLLCDLCETVPLQSHCELCNINLCVNCAGKHVSDSSKRHKVVPFLHRKSTNYHKCPDHADKHCEIYCEKCGIPVCLTCVTSGKHKGHDISDILEKVSAKTESLQKDLKELETRIYPRYEEMASNVETEKAEIETKYGKLTTDADEQGEILHREITAIVNRRKSAIAEMKTKHLDALNKNTEEITQKITELKQIMSDLKSILKSNDVSLTSTYKSRNSEFRTLPPKVRVTVPSFSAQKINKYQLNEMFGSLSPLSINTEHGDTMKSAEAVSSPPVKPLLDEPRVTATIDTGYGNPYSVSCLSEDQVWTCGEKKPMKLLNLQSKLLTSIQTKSGGQPYDIAVTRDGDLVYTDTSNNTLNLIKNKQIQTVITLQGWRSRNVCCTAGNDLLVTMISDDLKQSKVVRYSSSTETQSIQFDVQGRPLYSSGISTKSISENRNLDICMADWGAKAVVVVNQSGKLRFRYTGHPSNTKQSFTPRGITTDSQSHILTADDDNDRIHILDQDGQFLRYIHCGLQDPFGLCVDIRDNLFVAEWGTAKVKKIQYL